The region CGACGCAATGAGGGGTTCAGCACCTTTCACGATTTTGCCGGACCCAAGCCGGGCTCGTGGCGCATTGACTGGGTGATGGGTCGCGGTCAGTGGACCGCCCGTCAGGCGGAGGTGATCACCTACTCGCGACGAGGCCAGTATCCCAGTGACCACTTTCCGGTGATGGTAGACCTGACCCTTGGCGTGGACCACTCGCCATGACCGGGGAACTCCTTCAAAAGCTGTTGGTCAGCTACAGCGGATTCATTCTGCTGCTCACCTTGCATGAATTGGGGCATGCGTGGATGGCTATGAAGTGCGGGGACGATACTGCCAAAAAGCTGGGAAGAGTCTCTTTGAACCCAATCGTTCACATGGACTTAGTGGGCACCGTGATTCTCCCGTTGCTGATGCTGTATCTTTCCTACTCAGGATCCAGCTTTCGGGGCATGCTGGTGGGGTGGGCGAAGCCGGTACCGGTTGACCCGACGAAACTGAGAAGGCCAGGTTGGGATGATATTGCGATCGCAATGGCTGGACCACTGGTCAACTTGGTTTTGGCCGTGCTTCTGCTTGGGCTGGCTCGGGTGTTCCTAATCATCCACCTCCCCCAAGCGGCTCCGTATTGCAAGGAGTTTGCGCAGATCAGTTTGATTCTCTGTTTCTTCAATTTAATTCCGATTCCGCCGTTGGATGGATCCCACGTGCTGAGGGTGGTCACGGGAATGAGTCGAGAATTCTACGCTCGATTGGTGGGAGTGGGATTCATTGTGGTCATCCTGGTGATGCAGATTCCCGCCATGCAGCAGGCGCTGCACTCCGTTACTCGAGGTACTTATAAAGTCATGGCGAGCTGGTTTGGGTTGTTTTGAAGACTAATGGGGGTGGCTTAGTGAACATGGGCATTGTTCGATTCTTATGGAGACTCACTGGATGGGTCGGGGTGCTAGGGCTGCCTGTAGCCGGGTGGGCAGCTTTGGTCGCTCCGCTGCCGTCCTCCCGATTTGCAGTACGTCAACAGGCGGGCGGATGGTCGTTGGTGACTCCGGACTCCAACCCCTTTTTTTCCCTCGGCGTGTGCGTGCTGAGTTCCGGGCCTAACCGAGAGCAGTTTGATCCGGAAAATCCGGCGTATGCCTTCTGGCAGCACTACTCCAGTCCCGAACGCTGGGCCGACGACACTCTCAGCCGCCTCAAGTCCTGGAGGTTCACCACGGTTGGGGGATGGGGAGATCTGCCCATTCTACGAACATCGAAGGAGCAGACGCTTTACCTCACGCCGGTGCTCCACATGGGATCCACCGCCGGTGCTCCCTGGTGGGACATGTGGGATGCGCGGAACATCCGTCGGATGGAGTCCGTGGCTCGCGACCAAATCCTGCCGCTCAAGGGCGATTCCAGGGTGATGGGGTACTATAGCGACAACGAACTCGGATGGTGGAACGCGACCCTGTGGAAGATGACCCTGGAACAGCCACGGCACAGCGGACAACGGCAGCGCTTGATTGCACTCCTGCGTGAGTATTATCAGGAGGACTGGGCTCGGCTCATGGCTGATTTTACTCCTGAGAACGCCCAGGGGTGGCGGGAGCTTCAGCGAGGTGGGGCGTTGTTCATGAAGCCGGGTGGTCGGGGAATTCGTCCGATGCGGCAATTCCTGGGGCTGCTTGCGCATCGTTATTACGGACTCATGCGCGAGATCATTCTTCGCTTGGATCCCGGCGCGTTGTATCTGGGGGATCGCTACCAGTCGTTCTACTATCCGGAGGTAGCCGAGGCCTGCGGGCGTCACGTCGATGTCGTTTCATCCAACCTGAATGCCGCGTGGAACGACGGGACCTTTCCTCGCTTCCAGCTCGAAACGTTGCGCGACATTACCCGTAAGCCCATCCTGGTATCGGAGTTTTATATGGCCGCTCGGCAGAACCGTTCTCGGAATCGTAACGACCACGGGATCTATCCGGTTGTGGAGACGCAGTCTGAACGGGCCGCTGCCGCTGCGCGGACGTTGAACGATTTGGCTCAGCTCCCGTATGTCGTGGGAGCCGACTGGTTCCAATACGCCGATGAACCCAGCCACGGGCGTGCGGATGGAGAAAACTTCAACTTCGGATTGGTGGACATTCATAACCGCCCCTATGAGGAATTGACCGAGATGTTCTCCCGCTTTGACCCGGCCAAGGCTCGAGCCGAGGCAGCTCGTCGGCGGCCGGACGCACGAACGGGTGTGCCGATGGCTACCGAAGATCCCTTCGCGCGTTTTGTGCCTACCACCGCCCTGAAGCACTGGGATCGCGAGCGAGGTTTTATGCCGCCGGTCTCCGAACGTCCGGTAGCGGATCTTTACCTCTGTTGGACCACCAACGCCTTTTACCTGGGACTCTATGCTCTCGATATCGTGGAGGAGGCCTATTATCGTGGGGCGTCCATACCCAAGGAGGATCGTGCGTTGTGGTCGGTGAAGGTGAACGGACTGTCCGTGAAGTCGCGGCTGGGAGCCGGACGTCAAGCCTTGGTGAGCGTTCATGAGCCGCCCGTTCGGGTGGAGTGTTTGTCGGGGCTGAATCTCAACGTGCGCAATGTGGCAATCCTGGAGATCCCGGCGGCTTTGCTCGGGCGGGGGCAGTTGCGCTCGGGCGACCAGGTCGACCTTTCGGTGGAGCTGTTAACGCATGCGCGCGCGTATCGGGTGGAATGGCGGGGGGCAATGATTCTCAAGGACTGAACGATGA is a window of Verrucomicrobiales bacterium DNA encoding:
- a CDS encoding site-2 protease family protein — translated: MTGELLQKLLVSYSGFILLLTLHELGHAWMAMKCGDDTAKKLGRVSLNPIVHMDLVGTVILPLLMLYLSYSGSSFRGMLVGWAKPVPVDPTKLRRPGWDDIAIAMAGPLVNLVLAVLLLGLARVFLIIHLPQAAPYCKEFAQISLILCFFNLIPIPPLDGSHVLRVVTGMSREFYARLVGVGFIVVILVMQIPAMQQALHSVTRGTYKVMASWFGLF